In the genome of Eggerthella sp. YY7918, one region contains:
- a CDS encoding DNA cytosine methyltransferase, translating to MRYVSLFSGIEAASCAWGPLGWEAVAFSEIDPFCNAVLATRFPSVPNLGDISKVEWKEMRGEIDVVIGGSPCQSFSVAGKRTGLKGESGLMLEFIRAVREVMPRCFVWENVPGALSSENGEAFRCLLRAMDEVGYGLAWRILDAQFFGLAQRRERVFLVGVLGSAARACEVLFEPHCMRWDHPPGKEKRALLAAAAGGGARTAGFKYSAAPASGSVGHAAEQSPTLTADWHAPAVYGIVGNSIGRKPENGGNGAGFCDPDEKGMYTLTAADRHAVALPAGGPPREALCLASTHANAHVGDGLCGCLTANAAKGPPMACLSGDAANAACDVDLAGTLKVGGSPSCVGPVAAFAQNTRDEVRFVGGSGSHVGALAAHPGVKQASHVLQGPAVRRLTPLECERLQGFPDNWTNVEFRGKPAPDGRRYKALGNAMAVPVVKWIGERVEKAV from the coding sequence GTGAGGTACGTGAGCCTTTTCTCAGGCATAGAGGCGGCGAGCTGCGCGTGGGGGCCGCTCGGCTGGGAGGCGGTCGCCTTCAGCGAGATCGACCCGTTCTGCAACGCGGTTCTCGCTACTCGCTTCCCGAGCGTGCCCAACCTGGGAGATATATCGAAGGTCGAGTGGAAGGAGATGCGTGGCGAGATCGACGTTGTCATCGGCGGAAGCCCGTGCCAGAGCTTTTCCGTCGCCGGAAAGAGAACGGGGCTCAAAGGCGAGTCGGGCCTCATGCTCGAATTTATTCGAGCTGTACGTGAGGTCATGCCGAGATGCTTTGTCTGGGAGAACGTCCCGGGAGCGCTCTCGAGCGAGAACGGGGAGGCTTTCCGATGCCTGCTCCGGGCGATGGATGAGGTCGGGTACGGTCTGGCATGGAGAATTCTGGACGCGCAATTCTTCGGCTTGGCCCAGCGACGCGAGCGTGTCTTTCTTGTCGGAGTGCTTGGAAGCGCCGCCCGTGCCTGCGAGGTACTATTTGAGCCCCACTGCATGCGCTGGGATCATCCGCCGGGCAAGGAGAAGAGGGCGCTCCTTGCCGCCGCAGCTGGAGGAGGCGCTCGAACGGCAGGCTTCAAGTACTCCGCCGCCCCCGCCAGCGGGTCGGTAGGCCACGCCGCCGAGCAATCGCCCACCCTCACGGCCGACTGGCACGCGCCCGCCGTCTACGGCATCGTTGGCAACTCCATAGGCCGAAAGCCTGAAAACGGGGGCAATGGCGCGGGCTTCTGCGACCCCGACGAGAAAGGCATGTACACCCTCACCGCCGCCGACCGCCACGCCGTGGCCCTGCCTGCGGGCGGGCCGCCGCGCGAGGCCCTGTGCCTCGCGTCCACCCATGCGAACGCGCACGTGGGCGACGGCCTGTGCGGGTGCCTCACGGCGAACGCCGCCAAGGGGCCGCCCATGGCGTGCCTTTCGGGGGACGCGGCCAACGCGGCGTGCGACGTGGACCTGGCGGGCACGCTGAAGGTGGGCGGCTCCCCGTCGTGCGTGGGCCCCGTCGCGGCGTTCGCCCAGAACACGCGCGACGAGGTGCGCTTCGTCGGCGGGTCGGGCAGCCACGTGGGCGCGCTCGCCGCGCATCCCGGCGTCAAGCAGGCGAGCCACGTCCTGCAGGGTCCGGCGGTCAGGCGGCTCACGCCGTTGGAGTGCGAGAGGCTGCAAGGCTTCCCGGACAACTGGACGAACGTGGAGTTCCGCGGCAAGCCGGCTCCGGACGGCCGTCGTTACAAAGCCCTCGGAAACGCCATGGCCGTCCCGGTCGTCAAATGGATCGGCGAGAGGGTGGAGAAGGCCGTTTAG
- a CDS encoding DNA N-6-adenine-methyltransferase — MPVKSAAAAPPGGFTGAGGAAFSSARDDWETPAWLFSALDSEFHFTLDAASSDANAKCERHLTKRDDGLAADWGGERVWVNPPYGRGVGAWARKAAIEGAKPRTTVALLVAARTDTEWFLRYILGHAEIRLVRGRIRFELAGVAQGPAPFPSMVAVFGEGAAPGKVSSIANAAARGGKGAS, encoded by the coding sequence ATGCCGGTGAAAAGCGCGGCAGCAGCGCCGCCAGGCGGCTTCACCGGCGCCGGCGGGGCGGCCTTCTCGTCGGCGCGCGACGACTGGGAGACCCCCGCGTGGCTGTTCTCGGCGCTCGATTCCGAGTTCCACTTCACCCTTGACGCGGCGAGCTCGGACGCCAACGCCAAATGCGAAAGGCACCTCACCAAACGAGACGACGGGCTCGCGGCTGACTGGGGCGGCGAGAGAGTGTGGGTGAATCCGCCCTACGGCCGGGGCGTCGGGGCATGGGCGCGCAAGGCGGCAATCGAGGGCGCCAAGCCGCGCACGACGGTCGCGCTGCTGGTGGCGGCGCGCACGGACACCGAGTGGTTCCTCCGTTACATCCTCGGCCATGCAGAGATAAGGCTCGTTCGCGGCCGCATCAGGTTCGAGCTCGCCGGCGTCGCTCAGGGCCCCGCGCCCTTTCCGAGCATGGTCGCCGTGTTCGGGGAGGGCGCCGCCCCCGGCAAGGTGTCGTCAATAGCCAACGCCGCAGCGCGCGGCGGGAAGGGGGCTTCGTGA
- a CDS encoding DNA cytosine methyltransferase yields MKVLELFSGTRSIGEAFEKRGHEVFSVEWDESLPADLHADIEFLKAPDVLRAFGRPDVVWASPDCATFSMAGISRHRRKNANTGNLDPVSDYALKCDRVDLAMLRLIRDLRPALYFIENPRAGLRKQDMMAVIPRHTVTYCQYGARAMKPTDIFTNASDPRFCPPCRNGAPCHESAPRGSKSGTQGLANARERGRIPERLCLHIVDVCEREVPIRKAAGLCR; encoded by the coding sequence ATGAAAGTGCTCGAACTGTTCAGCGGAACGCGCTCCATCGGCGAGGCGTTCGAAAAGCGGGGCCACGAGGTGTTCTCGGTGGAGTGGGACGAATCGCTGCCCGCCGACCTCCACGCCGACATCGAGTTCCTGAAAGCGCCGGACGTCCTGCGCGCATTCGGCCGGCCCGACGTGGTGTGGGCGTCGCCGGACTGCGCCACGTTCTCCATGGCGGGCATATCGCGCCACAGGCGCAAGAACGCCAACACCGGCAACCTGGACCCCGTGAGCGACTACGCGCTCAAATGCGACCGGGTGGATCTGGCGATGCTCCGCCTCATCCGCGATCTGAGGCCGGCGCTCTACTTCATAGAGAACCCGCGCGCGGGCCTGCGCAAGCAGGACATGATGGCGGTCATCCCCCGCCACACCGTCACCTACTGCCAATACGGCGCGAGGGCCATGAAGCCGACCGACATATTCACGAACGCCTCCGACCCGCGATTCTGCCCGCCGTGCCGCAACGGGGCGCCCTGCCACGAGTCGGCGCCGCGCGGGTCGAAGTCCGGCACGCAGGGCCTGGCGAACGCGCGCGAGCGCGGGCGCATCCCCGAGAGGCTGTGCCTGCACATCGTTGACGTGTGCGAGCGCGAGGTGCCCATCCGAAAGGCGGCGGGGCTATGCCGGTGA
- a CDS encoding N-6 DNA methylase, protein MGGEDGRGGGSGPRSGGDEGRVRLEKQRGQEKTKTSRREAGDKPASRRSEAKPPERGQLAFSFDDGANEYPEQLATPLGRLRGNIAAIEALVAVEGEGRPPDAAEREALARYVGWGGLADAFDEESGKWAHEKARLRQLLSDGEYAAARASTLTAFYTPQEIARPIWEAIRGMGLSGGRVLEPSCGTGAFFAAMPEALAGCRLVGVELDGLTARIARALHPSAEIIHGGFEHADLDDESFDVAVGNVPFGSYQVDDPRHRDEGLLVHDWFFARALDLVRPGGIVAFVTSKGTLDKKNPAARRRIAERAELVGAVRLPNTAFSPHAEVTADVVILQKRERAEVCEPEWAHTERVEAGIDVNSYFASHPDMVLGELAATTNAYGRADSECRPKPGTDLEEALREALGKMTARIPEWDAPESEPGDAIPADPDVRDWSYAESGGALYFRMGPLMHRQNPSKAAAERIGGMIPLRDCARRLITLEKDGAPDAEVEAERARLNALYDAYAAKHGILNSRANAAALKQDSSYPLLCALEILDGEGNFERKADMFSKRTIRPNAPVTHADDPQAALAASLSERGRVDLPYMARLTGMGENELAEALKGAIFRVPTATGEQPVWQPADEYLSGNVRAKLRIAELTAASDPSYIPNIEALRCAQPPDLGAAEISVRLGATWIPADDVREFVLHLLDPSYWVREQVAVRYSAATAQWRIEGKGRDGSNVRALSTYGTRRMSAYHIIEETLNLKDARVVDYVEDENGKKKPVLNKKETAVALAKQEAIKAAFKEWVFSDQARRERLVAAYNERFNAIRPREFDGSHLAFPGMNPEIELRPHQRNAVARILYGKNALLAHEVGAGKTFTMAAAAMELRRIGLCSKPLFVVPNHLTGQWASEWLRLYPAANLLVATKRDFERRNRRRFCARIASGDWDGVIMGHTQFEKIPVSVERQRAFIESQIAELSDGIAEIKAQHGERFSVKQMEITKKRLNVRLAKFADQTDKDDVLTFEELGVDRIFVDEAHYYKNLFFHTKMRNVSGIAQSEAMKSSDLFMKCRILDEQTGGRGTVFATGTPVSNSMAELYTMQRYLQYGELERLGFSHFDCWASTFGETVTALELAPEGTGYRQKTRFSRFYNLPELMSMFKQVADVQTADTLALPTPKVHLRNVAVQPSPVQRELVAGLAERAEAVRAGSVPAEKDNMLLITNDGRKIALDQRLADPALPDFEGSKVNACCENVLRIWRDGAEERLTQLVFCDLSTPKGDGSFNVYDDLRRKLVARGVPEGEVAFIHDTDTEAKKLALFGKVNAGAVRILMGSTQKMGAGTNVQRRLAAIHDLDCPWRPADLQQRLGRIERQGNMNAEVEAYRYVTEGTFDAYLYQLVEGKQRFIAQVMTSKSPVRTAADVDEAALSYAELKALATGNPLVKERMGLDVEVSRLRMLKADHLAQKYALEDKAAKDYPQRMASLSARLESLEADVAKARANPPPTKEAFSMEVRGTAFRERAAAGEAVLAARGEMTETGAMPLGSYRGFSLELTFDRMSAAFEMRIVGEAEHKCELGGDAAGAVTRLDNAIAKMGAEADECRARLEEARRQMEAARTEATKPFPHEGELKEKSARLAELDALLDVGKSGPEQLCDDGHEPERAEKKKEFER, encoded by the coding sequence GTGGGCGGCGAAGATGGCCGAGGCGGCGGCAGCGGCCCGCGAAGCGGCGGCGATGAAGGTCGTGTACGCCTAGAAAAGCAGCGCGGCCAAGAGAAAACCAAGACAAGCCGAAGGGAGGCGGGCGACAAGCCCGCCTCCCGCCGTTCCGAGGCAAAGCCGCCCGAACGGGGCCAGCTGGCTTTCTCGTTCGACGATGGGGCAAATGAGTATCCCGAACAGCTCGCCACCCCGCTCGGGCGGCTGCGCGGCAACATCGCGGCCATCGAAGCGCTCGTCGCCGTCGAGGGGGAAGGCCGCCCGCCCGACGCCGCAGAGCGCGAAGCGCTCGCGCGCTACGTGGGCTGGGGCGGCCTCGCCGACGCGTTCGACGAGGAATCGGGGAAATGGGCGCACGAGAAGGCCCGGCTGCGCCAGCTGCTCTCCGACGGGGAGTACGCGGCGGCGCGCGCCTCCACGCTCACGGCGTTCTACACCCCGCAGGAGATCGCGCGCCCCATATGGGAGGCCATCCGGGGCATGGGGCTTTCGGGCGGCAGGGTGCTGGAGCCGTCATGCGGCACGGGCGCGTTCTTCGCCGCCATGCCGGAGGCGCTTGCGGGCTGCCGCCTCGTCGGCGTGGAGCTCGACGGCCTGACCGCGCGCATCGCCCGCGCCCTCCATCCGTCCGCGGAGATCATCCACGGCGGCTTCGAGCACGCAGACCTCGACGACGAATCGTTCGACGTCGCGGTGGGAAACGTGCCCTTCGGCAGCTACCAGGTCGACGATCCCCGCCATCGGGACGAGGGGCTGCTCGTGCACGATTGGTTCTTCGCGAGGGCGCTCGACTTGGTGAGGCCGGGAGGCATCGTGGCTTTCGTCACGTCCAAAGGCACGCTCGACAAGAAGAATCCCGCCGCCCGCAGAAGGATCGCCGAGCGCGCCGAGCTCGTGGGAGCGGTCCGCCTGCCCAACACGGCCTTCTCGCCGCATGCCGAAGTCACGGCGGACGTGGTCATCCTCCAGAAGCGCGAGCGCGCCGAGGTCTGCGAGCCCGAATGGGCGCACACCGAGCGCGTCGAGGCGGGCATCGACGTGAACTCCTACTTCGCATCCCACCCCGACATGGTGCTCGGCGAGCTCGCCGCGACGACGAACGCCTACGGGCGGGCGGACTCCGAATGCAGGCCGAAGCCCGGCACCGACTTGGAAGAAGCGCTGCGCGAAGCCCTCGGCAAGATGACCGCCCGCATCCCCGAATGGGATGCGCCCGAAAGCGAGCCCGGCGACGCCATCCCCGCAGACCCGGACGTGCGCGACTGGTCCTACGCCGAATCTGGCGGCGCCCTCTACTTCCGCATGGGTCCCCTCATGCACCGGCAGAATCCCTCGAAGGCGGCCGCTGAGCGAATCGGGGGAATGATCCCCCTACGGGATTGCGCCCGACGGCTCATAACGCTCGAAAAGGACGGCGCGCCCGATGCGGAGGTGGAGGCTGAGCGCGCAAGGCTCAACGCGCTCTACGACGCCTACGCGGCGAAGCACGGCATCCTGAACTCGCGCGCGAACGCCGCCGCGCTCAAGCAGGATTCCTCCTACCCGCTGCTGTGCGCATTGGAGATCCTCGACGGCGAGGGGAACTTCGAGCGCAAGGCGGACATGTTCTCCAAGCGCACGATACGGCCCAACGCGCCCGTGACGCACGCCGACGACCCCCAGGCGGCGCTGGCTGCCTCGCTGTCTGAACGCGGACGGGTCGATCTGCCCTACATGGCGAGGTTGACCGGAATGGGGGAAAACGAACTGGCCGAAGCGCTGAAAGGCGCCATATTCCGCGTTCCCACGGCGACCGGAGAGCAGCCCGTCTGGCAGCCCGCCGACGAATACCTCTCCGGCAACGTGCGGGCGAAGCTGCGCATCGCCGAGCTGACGGCCGCGTCCGACCCCTCGTACATTCCCAATATCGAGGCGCTGCGCTGCGCCCAGCCGCCCGATTTGGGGGCGGCCGAGATAAGCGTGCGCCTCGGAGCGACGTGGATCCCCGCCGACGACGTGCGTGAGTTCGTGCTCCACCTGCTCGACCCGTCCTACTGGGTCCGCGAACAGGTGGCCGTGAGGTATTCCGCCGCCACGGCGCAGTGGCGCATCGAGGGCAAGGGCCGCGACGGCTCGAACGTGCGCGCGCTGTCGACCTACGGCACGCGCCGCATGAGCGCCTACCACATCATCGAGGAGACGCTCAACCTCAAGGACGCGCGCGTGGTCGATTACGTCGAGGACGAAAACGGCAAGAAGAAACCCGTCCTCAACAAGAAGGAGACGGCGGTGGCGCTCGCCAAGCAGGAGGCCATCAAGGCGGCCTTCAAGGAGTGGGTGTTCTCAGACCAGGCGCGCAGGGAGAGGCTGGTCGCCGCCTACAACGAGCGGTTCAACGCCATCCGCCCGCGCGAGTTCGACGGCTCGCACCTGGCGTTTCCCGGCATGAACCCCGAGATAGAGCTGAGGCCGCACCAGAGAAACGCCGTCGCCCGCATCCTCTACGGGAAAAACGCGCTTCTCGCCCACGAGGTGGGAGCGGGCAAGACATTCACCATGGCGGCGGCCGCCATGGAATTGCGGCGCATAGGGCTTTGCTCCAAGCCCCTGTTCGTCGTGCCGAACCACCTCACGGGGCAGTGGGCGTCGGAATGGCTGAGGCTCTACCCCGCCGCCAATTTGCTGGTGGCCACCAAGCGCGACTTCGAGCGGCGCAACCGCAGGCGCTTCTGCGCCCGCATCGCCTCGGGGGACTGGGACGGCGTGATCATGGGGCACACCCAGTTCGAGAAGATACCCGTATCGGTGGAGCGTCAGCGAGCGTTCATAGAGAGCCAGATCGCCGAGCTCTCCGACGGCATAGCCGAGATCAAGGCGCAGCACGGCGAACGGTTCAGCGTGAAGCAGATGGAGATCACGAAGAAGCGCCTGAACGTGAGACTCGCCAAGTTCGCTGACCAAACCGACAAGGACGACGTGCTCACGTTCGAGGAGCTCGGCGTCGACCGGATCTTCGTGGACGAGGCCCACTACTACAAGAACCTGTTCTTCCACACCAAGATGCGAAACGTCAGCGGCATCGCCCAGAGCGAGGCCATGAAGTCTTCCGACCTGTTCATGAAGTGCCGCATCCTCGACGAGCAGACCGGCGGACGCGGCACGGTGTTCGCCACGGGCACGCCGGTGTCCAACTCGATGGCGGAGCTCTACACCATGCAGCGCTACCTGCAATACGGCGAGCTGGAGCGCTTGGGGTTTTCCCACTTCGACTGCTGGGCGTCCACGTTCGGCGAGACAGTGACGGCATTGGAGCTGGCCCCCGAAGGCACGGGCTATCGGCAGAAAACGCGCTTCTCGCGCTTCTATAACCTACCCGAGCTCATGTCCATGTTCAAACAGGTCGCCGACGTGCAGACGGCGGACACGCTGGCGCTTCCCACGCCCAAGGTGCATCTGCGCAACGTGGCGGTGCAGCCCTCCCCCGTCCAGCGCGAGCTGGTGGCGGGGCTCGCCGAGCGCGCCGAGGCGGTGAGGGCGGGCAGTGTGCCCGCCGAGAAGGACAACATGCTCCTCATCACCAACGACGGCCGCAAGATAGCCCTCGACCAACGCCTCGCCGACCCCGCGCTGCCCGACTTCGAGGGCAGCAAGGTGAACGCTTGCTGCGAGAACGTGCTGCGCATATGGCGCGACGGCGCCGAGGAAAGGCTCACCCAGCTCGTGTTCTGCGACCTCTCCACCCCGAAGGGCGACGGGTCCTTCAACGTGTACGACGATCTGCGCCGCAAGCTCGTGGCGCGCGGCGTGCCCGAGGGCGAGGTGGCGTTCATCCACGACACCGACACCGAGGCGAAGAAGCTCGCCCTCTTCGGGAAGGTGAACGCCGGAGCCGTGCGCATCCTCATGGGGTCCACGCAGAAGATGGGCGCGGGCACCAACGTGCAGCGCAGGCTCGCCGCCATCCACGACCTCGACTGCCCGTGGCGCCCCGCCGACCTCCAGCAGCGCCTCGGGCGCATCGAGCGCCAGGGCAACATGAATGCCGAGGTGGAGGCGTACCGCTACGTCACCGAAGGCACCTTCGACGCGTACCTCTACCAGCTCGTAGAGGGAAAGCAGCGATTCATAGCGCAGGTCATGACCTCGAAGTCGCCCGTTCGCACAGCCGCCGACGTTGACGAGGCGGCGCTTTCCTACGCCGAGCTCAAAGCGCTCGCCACGGGAAACCCGCTCGTCAAGGAGCGCATGGGCCTCGATGTCGAGGTGTCCCGCCTGCGGATGCTGAAGGCCGACCACCTAGCGCAGAAGTACGCGCTGGAGGACAAGGCCGCCAAGGACTACCCGCAGCGCATGGCGTCGCTGTCGGCGCGCCTCGAATCGCTGGAGGCCGATGTCGCGAAGGCAAGGGCGAACCCGCCGCCGACGAAGGAGGCATTTTCGATGGAAGTGCGCGGCACCGCCTTCCGGGAGCGTGCGGCGGCAGGCGAGGCGGTGCTCGCGGCGCGCGGCGAGATGACCGAGACGGGGGCCATGCCGCTCGGGTCGTACCGGGGGTTCTCCCTGGAGTTGACGTTCGACCGCATGAGCGCGGCGTTCGAGATGCGCATCGTCGGCGAAGCCGAGCACAAATGCGAGCTGGGCGGTGATGCGGCAGGCGCCGTGACGAGGCTGGACAACGCCATCGCCAAGATGGGCGCGGAGGCTGACGAGTGCCGCGCGCGCCTCGAAGAAGCCCGCAGGCAGATGGAGGCTGCGCGCACCGAGGCCACCAAACCTTTTCCCCACGAAGGCGAGCTGAAAGAGAAGTCCGCCCGCCTCGCGGAGCTCGACGCCCTGCTCGACGTGGGAAAAAGCGGCCCCGAGCAGCTGTGCGACGACGGTCATGAGCCGGAACGTGCCGAAAAGAAAAAGGAGTTCGAACGGTGA
- a CDS encoding TnpV protein: MKGEAMEMAYREGGGLLLPTLATEEEAAANLGPFALMRDEYLRSSKPELRADLLAQGALARHLAETEALAEAMADDLAARVAKSRGLDEAAKVADPAAWAAKMAEAAAAAREAAAMKVVYA; encoded by the coding sequence ATGAAAGGAGAGGCGATGGAGATGGCGTACAGGGAGGGCGGTGGTCTTCTGCTGCCGACCCTGGCAACGGAAGAGGAAGCGGCGGCGAACCTGGGGCCGTTCGCGCTGATGAGGGACGAATACCTGAGATCGAGCAAGCCCGAGCTGCGGGCGGACCTGCTGGCGCAGGGGGCGCTGGCGAGGCACCTGGCCGAGACGGAAGCCCTCGCGGAGGCGATGGCGGACGACCTGGCGGCCCGCGTGGCGAAGAGCAGGGGGTTGGACGAAGCGGCGAAGGTGGCGGATCCGGCAGCGTGGGCGGCGAAGATGGCCGAGGCGGCGGCAGCGGCCCGCGAAGCGGCGGCGATGAAGGTCGTGTACGCCTAG
- a CDS encoding SpaA isopeptide-forming pilin-related protein: MKAQATNGRAAGKIIRCMLAALLVAAAVFAGLPSRSQAAYAADGSLSDATWEEVKGGIEDLMGTPYVWGGKGTSGWDCSGFVGWVIANVYGLSWPGGSPGNCGTDAIAAFCAAHETFRGSSADDYNAAFAAGTVKPGDVIVFSNASGATVHCAIAGEGATVYHAWSEHFGTCNVRFDYMWGIDGGHGKTYASFAVYRGLSEGGFVTLDKTSADASVTAGNGEYTLAGAVYGVYQGGSLVAQFTTDESGHGQTSEKLPNGDYVVREISAPAGYALSQEEFHVTVAGGNVHVNAQDAPVTVNLTLIKKDAETLLPEPQGAASLDGAEYEATYLHGGEYVTAKGVVENSKLPFEGIPLGTVTIKETKAPAGYLPDPEAHEITVTADMAGSESPVFEHEVADELTEQVIRGDLKLVKVGEGDQGRMAGVPFLVTSATTGESHTIVTDANGCASTAASWNPHTADTNGGTAESGVWFGGGEPDDALGALPYDAYIVEEQPCEANADRELIPAFEVSVYRDGATIDLGTLVNSDKPHVSISKADIVTGEELPGATLQVTDAEGNVVDEWVSGEEPHEIVLDEGSYTLREEIAPEGYLVANSVDFEVVSGQVSQKVTMEDDFTKVDAEKVDAETGAPLSGAAMQVLDAEGAVVEEWVSAEEPHRIEKLAPGTYTLHEESAPEGYELAEDVEFEVEATGDVQTVTMEDEATPAPAVEGGEPFDKTGVNLAPLAAVSAAIAAAGFGCLAVAMKRCREKDAEELGEREIPEIR; encoded by the coding sequence ATGAAAGCACAGGCAACCAACGGCCGCGCTGCGGGCAAGATAATCCGCTGCATGCTCGCGGCCCTCCTCGTCGCGGCGGCGGTGTTCGCGGGGCTTCCTTCGCGCAGCCAAGCGGCATACGCGGCAGACGGCTCGCTCAGCGACGCCACTTGGGAGGAAGTGAAAGGCGGCATAGAAGACCTGATGGGCACGCCCTACGTCTGGGGAGGCAAAGGCACCTCGGGCTGGGATTGCTCGGGGTTCGTCGGCTGGGTCATCGCCAACGTCTACGGGCTGAGCTGGCCCGGCGGAAGCCCCGGCAACTGCGGAACGGACGCCATCGCGGCGTTCTGCGCCGCGCACGAGACGTTCCGCGGCTCGTCGGCGGATGACTACAACGCCGCGTTCGCGGCGGGAACCGTGAAGCCGGGCGACGTCATCGTGTTCTCCAACGCGTCGGGTGCCACCGTGCACTGCGCCATCGCGGGCGAAGGCGCAACGGTCTATCACGCATGGAGCGAACACTTCGGCACCTGCAACGTGCGATTCGACTACATGTGGGGCATCGACGGCGGGCACGGCAAGACCTACGCCAGCTTCGCCGTGTACAGGGGGCTGTCCGAGGGCGGCTTCGTCACGCTCGACAAGACGAGCGCCGATGCGTCGGTGACGGCCGGCAACGGCGAGTACACGCTCGCCGGCGCGGTCTACGGCGTCTACCAGGGCGGAAGCCTCGTGGCGCAGTTCACCACCGACGAGAGCGGCCACGGGCAGACCTCCGAGAAGCTGCCCAACGGCGACTACGTCGTGCGCGAGATCAGCGCGCCAGCGGGCTACGCGCTTTCCCAGGAGGAGTTCCACGTGACGGTCGCCGGCGGCAACGTTCACGTGAACGCGCAAGACGCCCCCGTCACGGTGAATCTCACGCTCATCAAGAAAGACGCCGAAACCTTGCTGCCCGAGCCACAGGGAGCCGCATCTCTCGACGGCGCGGAGTACGAGGCCACCTACCTTCACGGCGGCGAATACGTGACCGCGAAGGGCGTCGTGGAGAACTCGAAGCTGCCTTTCGAGGGCATCCCCCTCGGCACCGTGACCATCAAGGAGACGAAAGCGCCCGCCGGCTACCTGCCCGACCCCGAGGCCCACGAGATAACCGTCACAGCGGACATGGCGGGCAGCGAATCGCCCGTTTTCGAACACGAGGTGGCCGACGAGCTCACTGAGCAGGTCATCCGAGGCGACTTGAAACTCGTGAAGGTCGGCGAGGGCGACCAAGGCCGCATGGCCGGCGTGCCGTTCCTCGTCACCAGCGCCACCACTGGAGAAAGCCACACCATCGTCACCGACGCCAACGGCTGCGCATCCACCGCCGCGTCGTGGAACCCCCACACCGCCGACACCAACGGCGGCACGGCGGAGTCCGGCGTGTGGTTCGGCGGCGGGGAGCCCGACGACGCCTTGGGCGCGCTGCCGTATGACGCCTACATCGTGGAAGAGCAGCCCTGCGAGGCGAACGCCGACCGGGAACTCATCCCCGCGTTCGAGGTGAGCGTGTACCGAGACGGCGCGACCATCGACCTCGGGACGCTGGTGAACTCGGACAAGCCGCACGTCTCCATCTCCAAAGCCGACATCGTGACGGGCGAGGAGCTTCCGGGCGCCACGCTCCAAGTGACCGACGCCGAAGGCAACGTGGTGGACGAATGGGTGTCCGGGGAAGAGCCGCACGAGATCGTGCTCGACGAGGGCTCCTACACCCTGCGCGAGGAGATCGCCCCCGAGGGCTACCTGGTCGCAAACAGCGTGGATTTCGAGGTGGTGTCCGGCCAGGTTTCCCAGAAGGTGACCATGGAGGACGACTTCACCAAGGTCGATGCCGAGAAGGTGGACGCGGAAACGGGCGCGCCGCTTTCCGGGGCGGCCATGCAGGTGCTCGACGCCGAGGGCGCCGTGGTGGAGGAGTGGGTTTCCGCCGAAGAGCCCCACCGCATAGAGAAGCTCGCGCCGGGAACGTACACCTTGCACGAGGAAAGCGCGCCCGAGGGCTATGAGCTGGCGGAGGACGTTGAATTCGAGGTCGAGGCCACGGGCGACGTTCAGACAGTGACCATGGAGGACGAGGCGACCCCTGCGCCCGCAGTCGAAGGGGGCGAGCCCTTCGACAAGACCGGCGTGAACCTCGCGCCCTTGGCCGCCGTCTCGGCCGCCATCGCGGCGGCCGGCTTCGGATGCCTTGCCGTCGCTATGAAGCGGTGCCGCGAGAAGGACGCCGAAGAACTCGGCGAGCGCGAAATCCCCGAGATCCGATGA